From Oryctolagus cuniculus chromosome 17, mOryCun1.1, whole genome shotgun sequence, a single genomic window includes:
- the DDX5 gene encoding probable ATP-dependent RNA helicase DDX5, with translation MSGYSSDRDRGRDRGFGAPRFGGSRAGPLSGKKFGNPGEKLVKKKWNLDELPKFEKNFYQEHPDLARRTAQEVETYRRSKEVTVRGHNCPKPVLNFYEANFPANVMDVIARQNFTEPTAIQAQGWPVALSGLDMVGVAQTGSGKTLSYLLPAIVHINHQPFLERGDGPICLVLAPTRELAQQVQQVAAEYCRACRLKSTCIYGGAPKGPQIRDLERGVEICIATPGRLIDFLECGKTNLRRTTYLVLDEADRMLDMGFEPQIRKIVDQIRPDRQTLMWSATWPKEVRQLAEDFLKDYIHINIGALELSANHNILQIVDVCHDVEKDEKLIRLMEEIMSEKENKTIVFVETKRRCDELTRKMRRDGWPAMGIHGDKSQQERDWVLNEFKHGKAPILIATDVASRGLDVEDVKFVINYDYPNSSEDYIHRIGRTARSTKTGTAYTFFTPNNIKQVSDLISVLREANQAINPKLLQLVEDRGAGRSRGRGGMKDDRRDRYSAGKRGGFNTFRDRENYDRGYSSLLKRDFGAKTQNGVYSAASYTNGSFGSNFVSAGLQTSFRTGNPTGTYQNGYDSTQQYGSNVPNMHNGMNQQAYAYPATAAAPMIGYPMPTGYSQ, from the exons ATGTCGGGATACTCGAGCGACCGGGATCGCGGTCGCGATCGAGG GTTTGGTGCGCCTCGATTTGGAGGAAGTAGGGCAGGGCCTCTATCTGGAAAGAAATTTGGAAACCCTGGAGAGAAACTAGTTAAAAAGAAGTGGAATCTTGATGAGCTGCCcaaatttgagaagaatttttaTCAAGAACATCCTGATTTGGCTAGACGCACAGCC CAAGAGGTGGAGACATACAGAAGAAGCAAGGAAGTTACAGTTAGAGGTCACAATTGCCCAAAGCCAGTTCTGAATTTCTATGAAGCAAACTTTCCTG CAAACGTCATGGACGTGATTGCAAGGCAGAACTTTACTGAACCCACTGCTATTCAAGCTCAGGGATGGCCAGTTGCTCTAAGTGGATTAGATATGGTTGGAGTAGCTCAGACCGGATCTGGGAAAACATTGTCT TATTTGCTGCCTGCCATCGTCCACATCAATCATCAGCCATTCTTAGAGAGAGGTGATGGACCTAtt TGCTTGGTGCTGGCACCAACTCGGGAACTGGCTCAGCAAGTGCAGCAAGTAGCTGCTGAATACTGTAGAGCTTGTCGCTTGAAGTCTACTTGCATCTATGGTGGTGCTCCCAAGGGACCACAGATCCGCGACTTGGAGAGAG GTGTGGAAATCTGTATTGCAACACCTGGAAGACTGATTGACTTTTTAGAGTGTGGAAAAACCAATCTGAGAAGAACAACTTACCTGGTCCTTGATGAAGCAGATAGAATGCTTGATATGGGCTTTGAACCCCAAATAAGGAAGATTGTGGATCAGATAAGA CCTGATAGGCAAACCCTAATGTGGAGTGCTACATGGCCAAAAGAAGTAAGACAGCTTGCTGAAGATTTTCTGAAAGACTACATTCATATAAACATTGGAGCACTGGAATTGAGTGCAAACCACAACATTCTTCAGATAGTGGATGTATGTCATGATGTAGAAAAGGATGAAAA ACTTATTCGTCTAATGGAAGAGATCATGagtgagaaggaaaataaaaccatTGTTTTTGTTGAAACCAAAAGAAGATGTGATGAGCTTACCAGAAAAATGAGGAGAGATGG GTGGCCTGCCATGGGTATCCATGGTGACAAGAGTCAACAGGAGCGTGACTGGGTTCTAAATG AATTCAAACATGGAAAAGCTCCTATTCTGATTGCTACAGATGTGGCCTCCAGAGGGCTAG ATGTGGAAGATGTGAAATTTGTCATCAATTATGACTACCCTAACTCCTCAGAGGATTATATTCATCGAATTGGAAGAACTGCTCGCAGTACCAAAACGGGCACAGCATACACTTTCTTTACACCTAATAACATAAAGCAAGTGAGCGACCTTATCTCTGTGCTTCGGGAAGCTAATCAAGCAATTAACCCCAAGTTGCTTCAGCTGGTCGAAGACAGAGGGGCAG gtcgTTCCAGGGGTAGAGGAGGCATGAAGGATGACCGTCGGGACAGATACTCTGCGGGCAAAAGGGGTGGATTTAATACCTTTAGAGACAGGGAAAATTATGACAGAGGTTACTCTAGTCTGCTTAAGAGAGATTTTGGGGCAAAAACTCAAAATGGTGTTTACAGTGCTGCAAGTTACACCAATGGGAGCTTTGGAAGTAATTTTGTGTCTGCTGGTTTACAGACCAGTTTTAGGACTGGTAATCCAACAGGGACTTACCAGAATGGGTATGATAGCACTCAGCAATATGGAAGTAATGTTCCAAATATGCACAATGGTATGAACCAACAGGCATATGCATATCCTGCTACTGCAGCTGCACCTATGATTGGTTATCCAATGCCAACAGGATATTCTCAATAA